TCAGGACGCTCCCGAACCTGAAGGCCGTCTTCAACCTCGGCGCGGGGGTCGACGGGCTGATGGCGGACCCGGACCTGCCGCCCGTCCCACTGGTGCGCCTCGTCGACGACGACATGACCTACAGGATGGGCGAATGGGTCATCCTCCAGGTACTGACCCACTTCCGCCAGGCGCTCGCCTACCTCGACGTGCAGCGTAAGCACGAGTGGCGCGAGTTCGAGCAGCCGGCGGCGAACGCGGCCCGCGTCGGCCTCATGGGCTACGGCACCCTTGCCCGGCACTGCGCGCCGATCCTGCTGTCGCTCGGCTTCACCGTGCACGGCTGGTCCCGCTCCCAGCGGCCGAGTGACATCACGCTCTACTATGGCGCCGAGGGCCTCGACGCCTTCCTGAAGCGCACGGACATCCTCGTCTGCCTGCTGCCGCTGACGGAGGACACCCGCGGCATCCTCGATGCCGGCCTCATCGCAAGGCTCGGCGGGGAGAGCCCCCTCGGCCCGGTCCTCATCAATGCCGGGCGCGGCGGTCTCCAGACGGAGGCGGACATCCTGGCGGCGCTCCGGTCCGGTGCGCTGAAGGGCGCCTCGCTCGACGTCTTCAACGAAGAGCCCCTCCCCGCGGACGATCCGATGTGGGATGCGCCCAACCTCGTCATCACGCCCCACGTGGCCGCGGTCTCCGACCCGACGTCCACGCTTCGCAATATCGTCCGCCAGATCGAGGCGTTCGAGCGCGGTGAGCCGCTCCGGAACGTCGTCGACACAATACGCGGCTACTGAGGAGACACCATGACCTTCGACCTCGTCATCGCCGGCGGCACCATCGCCACGGCCGCCGACGTGTTCAAAGCCGACATCGGCGTGAAAGACGGCGTCATCACCGCGCTCGGCATCGGCCTCGAGGGCGCCGAGACCATCGACGCGACGGGCAAGTACGTCCTGCCGGGCGGCATCGACAGCCATGTCCACATCGACCAGCCCTCCGGCGAGGGTATCGTCATGGCCGACACGTTCGAGACCGGCACTCTGTCCGGCCTCTTCGGCGGCAACACGACGCTGCTGCCGTTCTGCGTCCAGGAGAAGGGCAAGTCCCTGCGCGACGCGCTGACGGCCTACCACGCGAAGGCCGAGGGCAACTGCTACACCGACGTCTCCTTCCACCTCGTCATCTCCGACCCGACCGAATCGGTGCTCGGCCAGGAGCTGCCGGCGGCGGTGGCGGACGGCTACACCTCGTTCAAGGTCTTCATGACCTACGAGAACCTGCGCCTCAACGACGCCGAGATCCTGCAGGTGATGGACACCGCGCGACGCACCGGCGCGCTCGCCATGGTGCACTGCGAGAACGAGGACGCGATCCGCTTCCTGATCGACCGCCACGTCGCCGAGGGCCGTCTCGAGCCGCTGTCGCACGCAACGACGCGCCCCCTCGCGGTGGAGCGCGAGGCGACGCACCGCGCCATCACGCTCGCGGAGGTGGTCGACGTGCCCGTCGTCATCGTCCACGTCTCCAACGGGGCGGCGATGGAGGAGATCGAGCGGGCGCGGGCGCGGGGCATGAACGTCACCGGGGAGACCTGCCCGCAGTACATCCGCCTCACCGAGAAGGACCTCGAGGGGATGAACTGGGAGGGCGCCAAGGCGGTCTGCTCGCCCCCTCCGCGGACCGAGGCCGAGTGGGACAATATCTGGCGCGGCATCCAGACCGGCGTCTTCGACGTCTTCTCCTCGGACCACTGCCCGTTCCGCTACGACGACGAGCGCGGCAAGCTGAACCCCAAGGGCCGCAAGGACTTCCGTCACGTCCCGAACGGCATCCCGGGGGTGGAGACGCGCCTGCCGATCCTCTTCTCCGAGGGTGTCTCGAAGGGGCGGATCGACATAACCCGCTTCGTGGCGCTGACCTCGACGAACCACGCCAAGACCTACGGCCTCTACCCGAAGAAGGGCACCATCGCGGTCGGCGCGGACGCCGACATCGTGCTGTGGGACCCGGAGGCGGAGACGACGATCCGCCACGCCAACCTGCACGACGGGTCGGACTACTCGCCCTACGAGGGCCTCGAGGTCAAAGGGCTGCCGAGGACGGTCATCCTCCGCGGCAAGGTGATGGTGAAGGACGGCGAGCTCGTCGGCGCCAGGGGCGACGGACGCTATCTGCCGCGCGAACTCTCGATGAAGGTCCGCCGGCCGGGCTGAGGCCGGCCGCCGGCATTCCCGGTCCGGCTCCGCTTGCGGACGCCGGGGCCGGGTGCCGGCCACCGGGGCACGACCGCGCGGGGCGGTCGCAATCCGGCCCCGCGCACCCTATGATGTTCACGCGTGGCTCAGGATCGGTCTGGATGATCCTCGGGGCACGGGGACGGCGGCCTGACGCGGCACGATACGCGCGGCCGCGGCCCGACATCTGGTGAATGAGTTGTCCCGTCCCGCGTTCGTCCCGGGGCGCGGATCCGGGAGCATGGCCCATGAGGCGTCCTCACCTTCTCGCGCTGTCCGTCGTGGCAGCGGGCGCGTGCGTCGCGGTGACGACGGCGAGCGCGCAGACCTATTCCTCGGCGCTGCCGCTGACGGTCGCGGAGCGCCGCGCGCTGGAGAGTCGCCTGTCGACGGTGCTCGACTACGCCCGCGACAACCAGGTGGCGTACATCGAGCTGCCGGGCGGCGGCCAGGCCGCGGTGCGCGCCTACCGCACCGTGCGCGGCGGCAACGGCCAGCCCTGCCGCGGCTACCGCATCGACGTGGACGGACAGGCCGGCCGCTCGGCCGTCGACGGCTACCGCTGCCGCACGCCGGACGGCGCGGTCTGGGTGCTGGCGCAGCCGGAGCTGCGCATCGCGCAGCAGGGCGCGCCGCTCGATCTGCGGCGCCCGGCCCCGCAGCCGGGCCCGCCGCCCGCGGGCGCGTCCGACCCCGGCTCGTTCGCCGAGCGCATGCGCCAGCGCCTCGGCAACGGTAGCGGCAACGCCCCCTTCAACCCCAACGCCCCGAGCCCGCCGCCGGAGGAGGACAACGCGTCGCTGTTCGCGCCGGGCGAGGTCCCGCCGATCCCGCGCGAGGCGCCGCCGCGTGACACCGCCTCGACCGGCGACGGCAGCGTCGGCGGCACGGGCGACCTCGCCGCGGCGGCGCCGGGCGACGCCGCGCCGGACGCCTCGCCGGCAACGCCGAGCGATGCCGGCGGGCCCACCGACACCACCTCCCTGCCGCAGTCCGCGCCATCGCAGGACACCGCCGCGGGCGAGCCGACCAGCGACACCTTCGCTCCCTCGGTGCAGGCGCGCCTCGCCACCGACCGCGCGGCCCGGCAGGGCACCCCGCCGGGCGACGGCGAACCGGCCGCCCCCGCCGAGGCGTCGCCGCGCGTCGTCACCGCAAAGGATCCGCAGCCCGCCGCACCGTCGGCCATCACGCCGGCCCCGGCGACGGACGGAACGCGCGTCGTCGCGGGCCGGACCGATCCGGCGGCCACCACGTCGGCGAGCGACGAGCGCGTCGTCGCCGCGCTGAAGGAGCTCGACTATCTCGGCCCGTCCGATGGCGACACGCCCGGCGCGGTCGAGGCGGCCATCGGCGACTTCGCCAGCGACGAACGCTTCGCGCTGCCGGTGCCGTCCGACGCGCTGCTGGCGCGCCTCAACGATGCCCTCGACCGCACCGGCTCGCTGCCGATCTGCCAGACCGGCGCCCAGTCGATGTGCATCTCCCCCGACTGAAACCGGTAGCGGCGCCCGCTATAGCGCGGGCGCCCGCCTGAAACGTGAAGAGGCCGTCCGGGTCGCCCGGACGGCCTCTTTCGTTCTGAAGGCCAGCGGGCCCGGTATGCCGGCCGGCTTCGGCCGGCGAAACGCGCGTCGCGCCTGCGGGGTGAGAGGCCGGGCCGCGCCAGTCCGCCCGGCGCCGCGCCTCAGATCACTCGGTGCGGGTGACCGTCACGGCGGTGGGCGCGCGCACCGAGCGGACGGAGAGGTCCGTCCCCTCGGCGATCGGCACCCGGAGCCGCTGGTCGGCCGAGCCGGTGAAGACCTCGCCGTCGAGGCGAATGCGGTAGGTGCCGTCGGCGCTGATCAGCACCGCGCCCGGTTCGGCCGGGACCGACACCCACCCGTCATCGGCGCGCACCGTCAGCGGTCCGGAACCGAGGGCGCCGGAGCCGCCGCGGTCGAACAGGCCGAAGTCCGCGATCCCGTTGTCCTCGAGGTAGAACGCGACGCCGCCGGCGCCGACGAGCAGCACCAGCGCCAGCACGAGCGTCCCGACGACGTCCTTGATCCGGCTGCGCCGGCGCGGCACCACGAGGATCTCGCGCGTGCGCGGCTCCGCCACCACGACCCGCCGCGGCCGCTTGGCCGACGTTTTCGGCGAGACGGCGAGCCCGGCGCCGTTCTCCCGGCCCCCCGCGCGCGACTGGCCCGGCACGATCGCCGCGACGTCGAGGTCGCCCGGCTCGCGCTCCTCGCCGTCGTCCCGCTCGTCGTGGTCCTCGTCGTGGCCGTCGTCGTGGCCGTCGTCCGGCTCATCGTGGTCCGGCTCCTCGTCGTGTTCGACCTCCACGTCGACGATGTGCTCGTCGTCGCGGTTGTCCCGGCGGCTGCGCCGCTTGACGTCGGCCCACACCTCGGGCTCGACCGCCTCGGGTTCCTCCGGAGCGGGCTCCGGCTCGCGCAGCTCCTCTCCCAGCGCGCCCTCGAAGCGGGTGGCGATATCGGTCGGCATCACCGACTTGGACCGCGACCGGCCCGACGGGTCGACGGCCGCAGGAGAATCCGGCGTCGTCGGCGTATTCGGCGTGCCGGTGGGGAAGTCGATCCCGCAC
The window above is part of the Acuticoccus sediminis genome. Proteins encoded here:
- the hydA gene encoding dihydropyrimidinase codes for the protein MTFDLVIAGGTIATAADVFKADIGVKDGVITALGIGLEGAETIDATGKYVLPGGIDSHVHIDQPSGEGIVMADTFETGTLSGLFGGNTTLLPFCVQEKGKSLRDALTAYHAKAEGNCYTDVSFHLVISDPTESVLGQELPAAVADGYTSFKVFMTYENLRLNDAEILQVMDTARRTGALAMVHCENEDAIRFLIDRHVAEGRLEPLSHATTRPLAVEREATHRAITLAEVVDVPVVIVHVSNGAAMEEIERARARGMNVTGETCPQYIRLTEKDLEGMNWEGAKAVCSPPPRTEAEWDNIWRGIQTGVFDVFSSDHCPFRYDDERGKLNPKGRKDFRHVPNGIPGVETRLPILFSEGVSKGRIDITRFVALTSTNHAKTYGLYPKKGTIAVGADADIVLWDPEAETTIRHANLHDGSDYSPYEGLEVKGLPRTVILRGKVMVKDGELVGARGDGRYLPRELSMKVRRPG
- a CDS encoding 2-hydroxyacid dehydrogenase; protein product: MTTLLLSTGWHQDEWLANWRATAPDRPILRHGQDDYDPAAIDYVLTWKPPAGVLRTLPNLKAVFNLGAGVDGLMADPDLPPVPLVRLVDDDMTYRMGEWVILQVLTHFRQALAYLDVQRKHEWREFEQPAANAARVGLMGYGTLARHCAPILLSLGFTVHGWSRSQRPSDITLYYGAEGLDAFLKRTDILVCLLPLTEDTRGILDAGLIARLGGESPLGPVLINAGRGGLQTEADILAALRSGALKGASLDVFNEEPLPADDPMWDAPNLVITPHVAAVSDPTSTLRNIVRQIEAFERGEPLRNVVDTIRGY